The Streptomyces sp. M92 nucleotide sequence CAGGACCTCACCGCCCACGCGGTCGTCCTCACCGGGCACAGCGGCACCGTGCAGCCCCTGTGGCGGACGTACGACGACGAGGTCCGCCTCCGCGCCCGCGACCTGCTCACCGAACTCGGCGTCAAGGAGCTGACCGACCGGCCGTACGGCGTGTGCTCGGGCGGCCAGCGGGCGCGGGTGCTCATCGCCAGGGCGCTGATGGCCGACCCTGCCCTGCTCCTCCTGGACGAGCCCTTCAACGCGCTGGACCTGCCCTCCCGGGAGGACCTCGTCGAGGCCATGCACCAGCTTGCCCAGGGACGCCCGCGGCTGGCCACCGTGACGGTGACCCACCATCTGGAGGAGCTGTTCCCCGCCGTCAGCCACGCCCTGCTGCTGCGCGAGGGCCGGATCCTGACCCGCGGACCCGTGGACGACGTCCTCACCGACTCCCTGCTGACCGCGTGTTTCGGCCGGGACATCACGGTGGCCAGGCGGGACGGCCGCTGGTCGGCCTACTCGGGGCGCCGTTCCTGAGACCCGGGTGAGCGAGGGCGGCCCCGGAGGTATCGGCGTACGGAACGTCCGGGACCGCCCCTCGGCTCCCCCGCCAGGGGACTGCCCAGCCGCCGCCCGAGGGAAACAGGCGACGGCGGCGGTACGGGCACATGCACACCCACGGGTTACCCCGGTCAACTCCGGGCGCGGCCACCCGATCGGCCGCCACCGGTGGTCCGGTGGGTGCTGCCCGGCTCGTTCTCGGGCATGCGCATGGGTGGAGGTACGCACCTTCGCCCGCCCCGACCCGAGGAGCAGCCGCACCGTGGGAACCGCCGTGCACGTCCCGCAGACCCGCGACATGCTCGGAGAGGAGCTCTCCGGCGACGAAGCCCTGACCGCGCTGCGCCGGTACGGAGGTCTGCGGCTCCTGACCGACTCCTTCGCCCGGTTCCGCTACGCGGACGGCTTCACCAACGCACGCGCACTCGCCTTCCAGGTGGTCCTCGGACTGGTCCCGTTCACCATCGTGCTCGTCGGCCTCGCCACCTCGGTCCACACCGAGGGCGTGGGCCGGGTCGTGGAGCTCACGCTCGGGCGGATCGTGCCGGGGGCCAGCGCCGACGTCGTGGAGAAAGCGTTCGAAGGCACCCGGCGCAGCGCCGGGAGCGACGCGTGGAGCGCGCTGGCGCTCTGGCTCGGGATGGCGTTCGCCCTGCTGAACCTCGCCTCGGCCATGGGCCAGATCGAGCGGGGCGCCAACCGCATCTACGGCGTCGAGCGCGACCGCCCCACCCTGCGCAAGTACGGCAGGGCGCTGGTGCTCGCGCTCACCGCGGGCCTGCCGATGGTGCTGGGGTTTCTGGTGCTCGTCGCGGGCGAGGCCGTCGGTGACGCCGTGGCCCGCTCCGCCGGCGACCGTGCCGGCGCTCCCGGGTGGTGGACCGCGCTGGAGGTACCGGCGGGGCTGCTGCTGGCCTGGGTCGCCTCGGCGGTGATCCTGCGCTGGTCGCCTCGGCGCGACCAGCCCGGCTACACCTGGCTGGCCTTCGGTTCGGCGGTCCACCTGGTGCTGTGGGTGTCGGCGACCTGGCTGCTGGCGCTCTACGTCGGTCACAGCGGTGCCTTCGGCGCGGTGTACGGACCGCTCACCGCCTTCATCGCGCTGCTGTTGTGGGCGAACCTCACGGCGGTGGCGCTCTTCCTCGGCATCGCCTTCGCGGCCCAGCTGGAGGCGGCCCGGGCCGGTGTCCGCACCCCGGTACGGCCGGACCCGGGGCCGGGCGACTGACGCCCGTTCCGTGGCGCTCGCGCCTCAGGCGCAGCCCCAGGCCGACATGCCCTGGATACGGGCGAGGCGCTCGGCGACGGCGATCTGCTCCCCGCGGGTGGCGAGGTCGGCGCGCGGCGCGTACGCGAGACCGCCCGCGGCGGCCCAGCTCGACGGAGCGAACTGGAGACCGCCGTAGTAGCCATTGCCGGTGTTCGCGTTCCAGTCACCGCCGGACTCGCAGGCCGCGATGGCGTCCCAGTCGGTGCGCGGGGGGACGGCGGGCGCGGCCGCCGCCTCGGTGGTCGCGCCCAGGGCGGCCGCGGCGAGGAGGGCCACCGCCGCGGTCCGGGCCGTGCGGACGCGCGAGGCGCTCCGATGAACATCTCGTCTACAGATCATACCGAGACTGTTACACCGGGTGACGGCACGGCGCCTCGCCAGCCACCGCCTCGTTGCGCCGGTCGGGGCACCGGACCACCCGACGGCACCCGCCGCCCCGTCACTTCGCCGACGGCACGCGACGCCCGCCCTCCGTCACCGTCTCGGCGGCCAGACGGTCCGGCACGGCCCCGCGGGTCCACGAGCCGGTTCAGACGGCTCGGCACGTCGAAGCCGATCAGCACGATCACGACGAGGGTGAGGGAGAACGTCAGGACCGCGAGCGACTGCCCCAGTGGCATCGTCGACGCCGGCTCGGCCCCGAGCACCGGGCGACGGCACCGCCCAGCGCTCCGACGTTGTAGGTGAGGGACGCTGCCCGGGTCTCGGTCGGGAAGTGCCCGGCGATGAACTTGGGCAGCAGCCCCGAGACGCCCTGCATACGGGCGAGCATGGGGGAGAGCAGGACGCCCAGGCGCAGCGGGCTGTCCCGGATCGCGAAGACCGGGAAGACGAACGCGACGCCGATCAGCAGGGTGACGGCGTACGTCTCGCGGGTGCCGAACCGGTCCCCCGCGAAGCCGGTGACGGCACAGCCCGCCACGGTGCCGAAGCCCGCGTAGTAGAGCGCGTCACTGACCTGGGCAGGTGTGCAGCCGAGCTCGGTCTCGAGGTAGGTGGGCAGCAGGGCCCGGACCGGCCGGCTGTAGCGGAAGGCGCAGAATACGGTGAGGCACAGCGCGACGGACAGCGCCCACCGCTCGCGGCCGCCCAGCTGTACGGCGAACGCGATCAGACAGGCCGCCGCCCACGACGGAGAGCACGGGCACGGCCCCCGCGCCGAGCGGGGTGAACACCGCGAACAGCGATCCGGTGGCGACGCGCGCAAAGGCCGTGTTGGCGGTCGCCCGGCGGCGGCCCGCGAACAGCGGCCGGAACGGGTTCGGGCGCTCTCCGGCGGCGCCCACCTCCGCCTCCCAGTCGTCGGCCTCGGGCAGCGCCCGCCGCACCCACAGCGCGACGACCACCGGGAACAGGCCGATGTGGAACAGCCAGCGTCAGCCGTGGGCCGGCACCACGTGCTCGTAGACCTCCGCAGCGAGGACACCACCGAGCGAGAATCCCGAGACGAGGAACCCCGAGGCACGGTTGCGCAGCCGGACGGGCCGGATCTCCAGGACGTAGGTGGCACTGGCACTGTACTCGCCGACCCTGCCCATGCCGATCAGCAGACGGGCCGTGAACAGACTGGTGCAGTCCCAGGCGAAACCACAGGCGAAGGTGCCGGCCGGGTACAGCAGGATGCCGGCCACCATGGCGCTCCCGCGGCCTAAACGGTCACCGAGGGCACCGAGCACGGCGCCGCCGAGCCGGCGGGTGATGAACGCGCCCGGGACCAGGCTCGCGGACTCCGCCGTCGACAGTCCGAAGTCGTCGGCGATCTCGGTCAGTACGAGGGTGATCAGGACGAAGTCGAAGCCGTCGAGGAGATAGCCGATCCAGGCGGTGAAGAAGGACTTCCACTTCTCCCGGGACACCTCGCGGTACCAGGGCGGGGACGCGGGGGCGGTGCGCGCGGACGACATGTCGGTTCCAGTGCGGGGTGGGGACAGGCGTCTCGGGGACGGACGTACCGGGCGGCGGGCGGCCGGCGGGACCGGCTCCCGAAGCGCTGGGCGCGCGCCCCTCGTTCGTGTGAAGAACCACGAGGGGCTCGGCCAGTCGAGTGAGCGGCGGGCCGGTGCGGCACGGCGCGCCCTTACGGTTTCGCGGTGACCTCGATCTCAACTGACACACGCCCCCTGCGAACCGCCGACCTCGGCACGCTCGTCATCATGTCCTGGAGCCGGGAGACCCCCGACGGCGACGTCCCCTTCCTCCTCGCCTGTTCCCTCGGCGACGGCGAGGGCGGCCCCGAGGCGACCGGGGCCGCCGTCGAGCGGCTGCTGGGCCACGCCGGTCTGTCCGTCGGCGACGGTGTCGTCGACGCCGCGCGGCTGCCGAACCTGCCGGTGACGCTGCTGGTGGTGCCGGGCGCGGCGGCCCTCACGATGCCGGGGGTCAACGCCCAGTTCATCCCCACGGCGCAGTGGCGCCGCGCGGTCGACGAGCGCGGGTACGCCTGCCTGATCTTCGCCACCCGCCCGTGGGACGACGGGGAGCCGGGCGACGGCGAGGCGGTCGCCGCCTTCGCGAACGACGAGCGGACGCTCGCGTCGGCGGCCCAGGTCGTCCTGCCCGTGCGCACCCTGCGCGGCTGACCCGGGGCGGCGCCGGCGTGCGCCGCCGCGGCGGCTCCCGTCACGTCCACAACTCGCCGCTGTCGCACACCCGGGCGCCCATGTTGCGCTCCATCATGCGCAGCGCGGCGTCCGCGAGGTCGGAGTGGATGTGGGCGACCGCGTCGCGCGCCACGATCACCTCCAGGTGGCGGATGTGGGCGTCGAGCGCCGAGTAGAGCACGCACTGCTCGGTCACCTGCCCGCACAGCACCAGCCGGTCGATGCCCTGCTCGTACAGCAGGTACGTCAACGGGGTCTCGAAGAAGATGGAATGGCGTGCCTTGACCACGAAGAGGGAGGAGCCGTCGGGCCGCAGCGGCTCGACGAGGCGGGCGTGCGGCCCCGCGAGGGCCTGGTCGAGGATCTCGCCGTGGTGCGAGCGCCACTCGCCGAAGTTGTCGTTGACGTAGATCACGGGGACGCCCTGCCGTCGCGCCCGCTCCAGCAGGCCGGTCACGGCGGGGAGTACGGATTCCACCGAGGGAATCAGCGAGTCGGCGTCCTCGTGGTCATAGGTGTTGATCATGTCGATGACGATCAGCGCTGTTTTGCCCATGCGGCACAGGTTGCCACCGTGCGGCCGGGAAACCGCTCGGCCGCGCGGGAGCGAGCGCCCAGGGCGCCGGTCCGGCCCCCTGCCTCCAGTCCCGCAGCCCGCGCTCGTCCACGCAGACTATGCCGCACTGTTCGGCGTACTCGACGGCCGGGCGGGTGAAGTCGCTGGTGGTGACGACGACCGCGACGTCGGCGTCGTGGACGGTGAAACAGGTGCCGCCGAAGCGCTGCAGGTCCTCGGAGCCGACCTTGTTGCCGTCGGCGTAGCACTTGCACTGGACGACGAGGCGCCGGCCGTCGGGGGCCACCGCCGTCACGTCCGCGCCGAGGTCGCCCGCGCCGCCGACCACCTCCACCTCGGCACAGCCGTCGCGCAGGCAGAGTTCGGCTATCGCCTGCTCGAACTCGTCGGCGGTCAGCGGCTGGTCGTCGGCGGCCGTCGTGGTCGCGGGCTCGGGGACGTGGGACGCCTCCCTCGGCACCGCGGTCTCCCGCGTCTCCTCCAGTGCCTCCAGGGCCGTCTCCGTGCCCGCCGCCAGTGCGCGTGTGGTGCGCCGCGCCAGGCCGGAAGCGGAGAGCCCGGAGCGCCTGCGGCGGCCCAGGAGCCAGGCCAGTACTCCGCCGAGCACCAGGACGAGCGCCCAGGCCGGGCGCCGCTCGGCGACGCCGAACGCCATCCGCGCGGCCCACCCCGCGACACACAGGCCGACGGCGGCGAGTCCGAAGAACAGGGCCGTCGCACGGAGGTCGAAACGCCGTCCGGAGCGCCTTCGGCGGGGGTGTCGTGCGGGAGCGGTCACGGGAGTGCTTCCTTCCTGGCCGACGACATGAAGATCACCTACGCCCGTCTGCCCAAGAACCGGGCGTTCACCGTCCGTTCATGACACGCCGTCGGATGGCTCATCGGACCGGGGCGGGATTCTTTCGGGCATAACGTGCGGAATATGAAGAAATGCCATGTTGTGTACCTGGTGTGCACCGCAGCGATGATCGGAACGGGACTGGGAGCGGCTCCCGCGTCCGCCGGCCACATGATCCACGTGGTCCACCCCGGCGAATCGATCCAGAAGGCGGTCGACGCCGCCGAGTCGGGCGACACCGTCCTCGTGACACCCGGCACCTACCACGAGAGCGTCAAGGTGAGCACTCCGGGGCTCACCCTGCGCGGCATGGGCCGCAACACGGTCATCAAGCCGGGCACGGAGAAGGCCGCCGAGGACAACACCTGCGCCGAGGGCGGCAACGGCATCTGCGTGATCGGGACGAAGGACGAGAACGTCAAGGGCATCACCGTCGCCAACCTGACGGTGACCGGCTTCAAGCGCACCGGCCTGTTCTCCATGGCCACCGACGGCCTGACCGTGCGCAACGTCACGGCCGTGAAGAACGGGGTCTGGGGCATCGCCCAGGAGCGGTCGATCCACGGCATCTTCCGCGACAACACCGCCCGCGACAACGGCGACGCGGGCATCTTCCTGGCCAACACCATCAAGGCCGAGGAAGGCGCCGTGGACACCCAGGGCACCGAGGTCGCGCACAACCGCCTGGAGGGCAACCGGATCGGCATCACCGTCCGTCGGCTGCGCAACCTGGCCGTCGCGGACAACCTCATCAGCGGCAACTGCGCGGGTGTGTTCGTCGTCGGCGACGAGAACAAGCCCATGGCCGGCGACCTGGTCGTGCGCGACAACCACGTCGTGCGCAACAACAAGTCCTGCCCGAAGACCGACCGGCTGGAGGCCCTCCAGGGTTCCGGCATCGTCCTGACCGGCGTCGAGAAGGTCCTGGTCGCCGACAACACCGTCGAGGGCAACTCCGGCAAGTCGTCGATGTCCGGCGGCATCGTCCTGGCCAAGAGCATGGTGGGCGCCGCCAACTCGAAGAACGAGATCAACGGCAACCGGCTGCGCGACAACGCCCCCGCCGACCTCGTCAACGCCACGACCGGCGACACCGCCAAGAGCAACACCTTCACCGGCAACACCTGCGGCGCCTCCGAGCCCGCGGGACTGTGCTGACCGGCCGCCGGTAATCACCCGGGGAACCCCGGAAGAACGCAGAAGAAGGAAGGACGCGGCACATGACCGCACAGACCGCCCCGCCCCCGCCCATGCGGCTGCGGGAGCTCGTGTTCGGGGCGGCATGTGCCGCCGCCCTCCGCGCGACCGCCCGGCTCGGCGTCGCCGACGCGCTCGGCGACTCACCGATGGCCGTGGAGGACCTGGCGGCCGCGGTGAAGACCGAGCCGAGGCCGCTGCGCCGGCTGCTGCGCGCCCTGACCTGCTACGGCGTCTTCGCCGAGCACAAGGACGGGACGTTCACGCACACCGACATGTCGCTGCTGCTGCGCGAGGACGACCCGCACAGCCTGCGCTACATCACCCTGTGGTGCACCGAACCGTGGACCTGGGACGCCTGGCCCCTGCTCGACGAGGCGGTCCGCACCGGCTCCAACGTCGTCGAGGGCCTGTACGGCAAGGAGTTCTTCACCTACCTCAACGAGGACGCCCCCGAGTCGGCCGAGGTCTTCAACCGCGCCATGACCACGTCCAGCCGCCAGTCGGCCCAGGACGTCGCCGCGCTCCTCGACCTGTCCGCGAGCACGTCGGTGGCCGACATCGGCGGCGGCCAGGGGCACGTGGTGGCGAGCCTGCTGGAGAAGTACCCGTCGATGCACGGCACCCTCCTCGACCTGCCCCGCGTGGTGGAGAACGCCGACCCCCGGCTGCGCGAGGGCGGTTCGCTCGCGGACCGGGTGCGGATCGTGCCGGGCGACTGCCGGGAGGCCATCCCGGTCCGGGCCGACGTCTACGTCATCAAGAACATCCTGGAGTGGGACGACGACAGCACCGCCCGCGCCCTGCGCAACGTCATGGCGGCGGGCGGCCCCGGGGCACGGGTCGTGGTCATCGAGAACCTCGTCGACGACTCGCCCTCCATGCGGTTCAGCACCGCGATGGACCTGCTGCTGCTCCTCAACGTCGGCGGCGCCAAGCACACCACCGACAGCATGGTCGGCCGGCTGACCGACGCGGGCCTCGTCATCGACGACATCCGCCCGGTCAACCCCTACCTGCACGCGTTCGACTGCACCGTGCCCGAGTGAGCTGACGGGTGGGACGCACCTCGGCCGCCGGTCCGCGACGTGCGCGGGCCGGCGGCCGAGGTGCGTGCGGGCGAGGGGGGCCGGGTCAGACGCCGGGCGCGCGACGGTCGGTGACGAGGTCCATGCGGGCGCCGGCGAGCGCGTGGGCGAGCTCGCCGCCGGCGGGCGCGGGGCCGTCCAGGAGGGTCGTCAGTTCGGACACCCGGGCCGGGTCCGCGAGGCCGAGGGCCACCGCGGGGTCTCCGTCGGCCAGCTCGCCCCGGACGTCGACCAGCCGTACGACGACGTCGTCGCGCTGGAAGATCGTGCTGCACAGGACCGGGCTGTGCGGGTCGTCCGCCGCCGCCTCGTCGGCCGCGGCCAGCAGCTGGGCCAGCCGCATGCCGCAACCCGGCCGGGCCGGGTACGCCAGCGCGTGCCGGCGTGCCGCCGGGTCCTCCTCGCCCGTCGTCACATGGTGTACGGCGGGCAGGGCCGCCCGGGTGTAGAAGACCCGCGCGGACTCCGGGTCACCGAGGTCCCGGTCCTGCTCCAGATACGGGTTGAGCGCCTCCTCGAGGGCGCGCACCTCGGGCTGTTCCGCCACGTGCCGCAGAGCCGCGAGCAGGTCGCCGCGGACCTCGATGGCCCGCACCACCCGGTTGCCGTGCAGGAACAGGGAGGTGCGGCACAAGCGCGTGCTGTCGTCGACCCGCGGCTCGGGCGAGGCGTAGTCGGCGAGGAGTTCGGCGACCGCGTCCTCGCTGCCCGGCTTCACGGTGAAGGTGAGGGCGTGCCGGATGACTCCGTCACCGATCCGCGGCGACGTCTGGAGCCCGCCCGGGGCGGCGGACTCTGCGCCCGCCGCCGGATGCCCCGTCTCGCGGACCACGTGGAAGCGGAGCGACCGGGTGTCCCGGACACAGCTGTGCAGCGGCTTCACCATCCGCACGTGCTCCTCGCTGCTCACCCAGTTCAAGAACGGCGGGGCGCTCTCCCACTCGCTGGTGATGAGCCACTGCGAGGGGTTCTCGATGGACTGGCACAGCTGCTCGCCGAGGTGCCCGGGCACGGACTCGACGTGGCTGCGCAGACGTTCGTACGTCTCCAGGAACTGCTGCTGGGCTCCGTCGTAGACCTCGACCAGCAGGACGACCCGGAGTCTGGAGCCGTCGAACACGGACTGGGAGACGTGGTGCGACACCTGTCGCGTCAGCGGTTCGGAAGCAGGGGCGGGCGTGGTGGTCATCCTGCGCACATCTCCTTCGCGGGTCCTGCACGGGTCCTTCGCGGGGGCGGAACGTGACGCCGGCCGCGGTGGTGCGACGCCGGCGTTCCTCGATCCTGTGCCCGCCCCTGGTGGCGCGCGACCCGTGTGCACTGCGCGGGTGACCGGGGGCTCGGACGAGGCGGTCTCAGGTGAGGTGGGCGAAGACCACGAGGTTGTCCGTGTAGTCCTTGGCCTTGCGGTCGTAGTCGCCCGCGCAGGTGATCAGCCGTACCTCCGCCCGGTCGGTGTCGCCGTACACACGCTTGCTGGGGAAGTCGTCCTTGTCGAACGTCTCCAGACTGTCGACCTCGAAGGTGGCCGTGCGTCCGTCGGCCCGCTCCACTCGGAAGACGTCGCCCTCGTCGAGTTCGGAGAGCCGGGCGAAGACGGCCGCGGACGTCTTGGTGTCCACGTGCCCGGCGATGATCGAGGTGCCCGTCTCCCCCGGGGAGGCGCCCTTGGCGTACCAGCCGACGAGGTTGGTGTCGTCGGGCGGGGGTGCTTCGAGCTGTCCGTTCTTGCCGATGGCGAGGCCGGTGAAGGGGGCGTCGACGGAGATCTCCGGGATCAGCAGGCGCACCGGCTTCGACCGGGGCAGGCTCCTCCCGCCGTCGTCCGCGGTGGGCGGGGCCGACGGCGCGGACGCGCCGGGCTGCGAGGTGAGGGGCGGCCGCGAGGAGTCGGCCGACGTGTCGTTGCCGCCGACCAGACTCACCGCCAGGACCAGGAGGGCCACGGCGCACAGCACCGTCATGCCCGGACGGGATCCCTGTCCGGCGGGCACCTCCGTGTCGTCGGCGGGTGGGGTAGGGGGGACTGCCATCGAGGACCACCTCACTTGGGCACGGCAGCAGGGCGGGCGGTGGAAGGGCGAGGGACGGGCGGGCGAGGCAGGGGGAAAGCGGGCCGGGCCGCCACGCGTTGCCTGGTGGCGGCCCGGCTGCTATCGCGCCCGGCACGGCTCACGCCACTCCGTCGGCCGACTTCCTGCGCCGGACCGCGTACAGACCGGTCGCGGCGACGCCCAGGACGGCCAGCCCGCCCGCGGTCGTGGCCGGCGTGTCCAGCCCGCCGCCTCCGGTGTGCATCCCGCCGCGCGGCTTCTCCTGCTCGCCGCCGCCCCAGGACTTCTCGCCCTCGTCCTGCTTGTGGGTCTGAGACCCCTCCTTGGAGCCGCCGCCCTCCCAGTCGCCCTCGTTCACCGCGGCCAGGGCGCCGCCGCCCGTGTGCATTCCGCCGCGCGGTTCGTCGTGCTTGCCTCCGTTGTCGTGCTCCTTGCTGTAGGAAGAATCGTCGTGCTCCCAGTCGCCGGCGGCCGCCGCGTAGGCGCCGGGTGCGCCGAGGACGAGGACGGCCGAGGCCGCCGCAGTGGTCAGGAGCATGCGAGCAGAACGCATCTGAGGTTCCTTCCGTCACGACCGGGCAGCTGGTGCTTCGTCAGCTGAATTGACCCGGCCCCGACGTGAATCACCGTCAGCCCGCGGCCCGGGTAGCACCACTCAAGGCGCTCAGGCGGGTGACGGCACGGGTGCATCCGTGGGCGGGCCTCGCCCCGTTGGCCGAACCCGCTACTCGTCCGGGTCGGCGTGGGTCGGGTCGAGGACCTCGGGCTCCTGGCGGCGGGCGCCCGGCGCGGCCCGGTCGGGGGTGGCCTCGCTGTGCGGGGACTGGGGCGGGGGCGGCGGTGAGATGTCGCCGGGGGCGCCGACACCCTCGGCGGGCAGGCGCAGGGCCAGCAGAGCGACGTCGTCGCCGCGGGGCTCGATGCGGGCGAGCAGTTCGTCGCAGAACGCGTCGATGCTCTCCTCCTCCAGCCGCCGCGCCAGGACGCCGGCGTGGTGGCGGAGCTTGGCCATGCCGGCGTCGATGGGACGGTCGCGGCTCTCCACCAGACCGTCGGTGTAGAGCAGGAGGATGCTCTCCGGCGGCAGCTCCTCGGTCGCGTCGGGCCAGTCCAGGCCGAGGCGCAGGGTGGCGCTCATGCCGATGAGCGGACCGTGCCCCGCCTCCAGGAAGCGGGTCGCGCCGTCCGGGGTGACCACCAGGGGCGGCGGGTGGCCGGCGTTGACCCAGTGGAAGTGCCAGGGGCCGCCCTCCGGACCTTCGATCCGGGCGAAGACGAGGGTGGCCATGGGGGCGTCGCTGGTGTTGGTCACCGCCTCGTCCAGGCGCCGCATGATGACGCTGGGCGGTTCCCGGTGGTCCCAGGCCAGGGCGCGCAGCATGTTGCGGACCTCGGCCATGTGGGCGGCGGCCTGCAGGTCGTGACCGACCACGTCCCCGATGACCAGGGCCATCACGCCGTCGGAGAGCAGGAAGGCGTCGTACCAGTCGCCGCCGACCTCCATCGCGCTCTCGGCGGGCCAGTAGCGGGCCGCCATGCGCACGTGGTCGACCTGCGGAAGGGGGGTCAGCAGCTGGCGCTGCATGGTCACGGCGACGTTCTGCTGCTCCCGGTAGAGCCGGGCGTTGTCCAGTACCAGTCCGACGCGCCGGCCGATGTCGGCCAGCAGGGCGATCTCGGCCTCGGAATGGGCGGGGTGGTCCCCCGCGCGTGCCACGGTCAGTGTCCCGTACGACCGCTGCCGGGTGCGGAGCGGGACGACGACGGCGGAGTGTCCGCCGAGTCGTTCGAACAGGACGCGGTGCGTGGCGGCGAGGGGGTGGTGCGGGTCGTCTCGGACCTCGTCGGCGCTCAGCGGGACGGGACGGTCGCCGTTGACCAGCCGGTTCAGCGCGGCGCGGGCCGCGTCCGGCAGCGGGGCGACGGGCCCTCGCAGCCGTCCGGCCCGGTGCGGGTGCGTGCTGCTGCGGACGGCGACCCGCTCCAGGACCTCCGACCGGTCCTGGTGGACGTCGGCCGCGGCCCACTGCCCCAGCTCGGGCACCAGCAGCCGCAGGAGACGGCGGAAGGTGACGGAGGTGCGCTCGGTGGGGACGAGGACCGTGGAGATCTCGGCCACCAGGTGCAGCTGGGTGGTGAAGGCCTCCAGCGCGGCGGTGCGCGCCTCGATCTCCTCGGTGGCGCTGCGGTGCAGGCTGAAGTCGTGGAAGACGAGCACCAGTCCGTCGGGCCGGCCGTCCCGGACCAGCGGGGTGGTGGCCCAGATGATCGGCACGGTGGTGCCGTCCGCCCGCTGGAAGTACTCCTCGCTGCCCTCCTCTGCCGGTGTCCCGGTCAGCGGGTTGCGCAGGGAGCAC carries:
- a CDS encoding SchA/CurD-like domain-containing protein, whose product is MTTTPAPASEPLTRQVSHHVSQSVFDGSRLRVVLLVEVYDGAQQQFLETYERLRSHVESVPGHLGEQLCQSIENPSQWLITSEWESAPPFLNWVSSEEHVRMVKPLHSCVRDTRSLRFHVVRETGHPAAGAESAAPGGLQTSPRIGDGVIRHALTFTVKPGSEDAVAELLADYASPEPRVDDSTRLCRTSLFLHGNRVVRAIEVRGDLLAALRHVAEQPEVRALEEALNPYLEQDRDLGDPESARVFYTRAALPAVHHVTTGEEDPAARRHALAYPARPGCGMRLAQLLAAADEAAADDPHSPVLCSTIFQRDDVVVRLVDVRGELADGDPAVALGLADPARVSELTTLLDGPAPAGGELAHALAGARMDLVTDRRAPGV
- a CDS encoding ABC transporter ATP-binding protein yields the protein MAGQSADSPVTEYDAAVLRLEGVGVRRHTTDQLILDGVDWTVRPGEHWALLGANGAGKTTLLRLLGALMHPTTGTVEVLGSRLGRVDVRELRARIGHVNSAQRVPQDLTAHAVVLTGHSGTVQPLWRTYDDEVRLRARDLLTELGVKELTDRPYGVCSGGQRARVLIARALMADPALLLLDEPFNALDLPSREDLVEAMHQLAQGRPRLATVTVTHHLEELFPAVSHALLLREGRILTRGPVDDVLTDSLLTACFGRDITVARRDGRWSAYSGRRS
- a CDS encoding isochorismatase family cysteine hydrolase gives rise to the protein MGKTALIVIDMINTYDHEDADSLIPSVESVLPAVTGLLERARRQGVPVIYVNDNFGEWRSHHGEILDQALAGPHARLVEPLRPDGSSLFVVKARHSIFFETPLTYLLYEQGIDRLVLCGQVTEQCVLYSALDAHIRHLEVIVARDAVAHIHSDLADAALRMMERNMGARVCDSGELWT
- a CDS encoding methyltransferase codes for the protein MTAQTAPPPPMRLRELVFGAACAAALRATARLGVADALGDSPMAVEDLAAAVKTEPRPLRRLLRALTCYGVFAEHKDGTFTHTDMSLLLREDDPHSLRYITLWCTEPWTWDAWPLLDEAVRTGSNVVEGLYGKEFFTYLNEDAPESAEVFNRAMTTSSRQSAQDVAALLDLSASTSVADIGGGQGHVVASLLEKYPSMHGTLLDLPRVVENADPRLREGGSLADRVRIVPGDCREAIPVRADVYVIKNILEWDDDSTARALRNVMAAGGPGARVVVIENLVDDSPSMRFSTAMDLLLLLNVGGAKHTTDSMVGRLTDAGLVIDDIRPVNPYLHAFDCTVPE
- a CDS encoding right-handed parallel beta-helix repeat-containing protein gives rise to the protein MKKCHVVYLVCTAAMIGTGLGAAPASAGHMIHVVHPGESIQKAVDAAESGDTVLVTPGTYHESVKVSTPGLTLRGMGRNTVIKPGTEKAAEDNTCAEGGNGICVIGTKDENVKGITVANLTVTGFKRTGLFSMATDGLTVRNVTAVKNGVWGIAQERSIHGIFRDNTARDNGDAGIFLANTIKAEEGAVDTQGTEVAHNRLEGNRIGITVRRLRNLAVADNLISGNCAGVFVVGDENKPMAGDLVVRDNHVVRNNKSCPKTDRLEALQGSGIVLTGVEKVLVADNTVEGNSGKSSMSGGIVLAKSMVGAANSKNEINGNRLRDNAPADLVNATTGDTAKSNTFTGNTCGASEPAGLC
- a CDS encoding DUF5949 family protein; the protein is MTSISTDTRPLRTADLGTLVIMSWSRETPDGDVPFLLACSLGDGEGGPEATGAAVERLLGHAGLSVGDGVVDAARLPNLPVTLLVVPGAAALTMPGVNAQFIPTAQWRRAVDERGYACLIFATRPWDDGEPGDGEAVAAFANDERTLASAAQVVLPVRTLRG
- a CDS encoding YihY/virulence factor BrkB family protein is translated as MGTAVHVPQTRDMLGEELSGDEALTALRRYGGLRLLTDSFARFRYADGFTNARALAFQVVLGLVPFTIVLVGLATSVHTEGVGRVVELTLGRIVPGASADVVEKAFEGTRRSAGSDAWSALALWLGMAFALLNLASAMGQIERGANRIYGVERDRPTLRKYGRALVLALTAGLPMVLGFLVLVAGEAVGDAVARSAGDRAGAPGWWTALEVPAGLLLAWVASAVILRWSPRRDQPGYTWLAFGSAVHLVLWVSATWLLALYVGHSGAFGAVYGPLTAFIALLLWANLTAVALFLGIAFAAQLEAARAGVRTPVRPDPGPGD
- a CDS encoding transglycosylase family protein; its protein translation is MICRRDVHRSASRVRTARTAAVALLAAAALGATTEAAAAPAVPPRTDWDAIAACESGGDWNANTGNGYYGGLQFAPSSWAAAGGLAYAPRADLATRGEQIAVAERLARIQGMSAWGCA
- a CDS encoding class F sortase; the encoded protein is MAVPPTPPADDTEVPAGQGSRPGMTVLCAVALLVLAVSLVGGNDTSADSSRPPLTSQPGASAPSAPPTADDGGRSLPRSKPVRLLIPEISVDAPFTGLAIGKNGQLEAPPPDDTNLVGWYAKGASPGETGTSIIAGHVDTKTSAAVFARLSELDEGDVFRVERADGRTATFEVDSLETFDKDDFPSKRVYGDTDRAEVRLITCAGDYDRKAKDYTDNLVVFAHLT
- a CDS encoding restriction endonuclease — its product is MTAPARHPRRRRSGRRFDLRATALFFGLAAVGLCVAGWAARMAFGVAERRPAWALVLVLGGVLAWLLGRRRRSGLSASGLARRTTRALAAGTETALEALEETRETAVPREASHVPEPATTTAADDQPLTADEFEQAIAELCLRDGCAEVEVVGGAGDLGADVTAVAPDGRRLVVQCKCYADGNKVGSEDLQRFGGTCFTVHDADVAVVVTTSDFTRPAVEYAEQCGIVCVDERGLRDWRQGAGPAPWALAPARPSGFPAARWQPVPHGQNSADRHRHDQHL